The following are encoded together in the Bubalus kerabau isolate K-KA32 ecotype Philippines breed swamp buffalo chromosome 3, PCC_UOA_SB_1v2, whole genome shotgun sequence genome:
- the PSORS1C2 gene encoding psoriasis susceptibility 1 candidate gene 2 protein encodes MLNWKLLGILVLCLFAGGISGSGDQPSPSSREISEEEGPPPLPQGPPIPGDPWPGAPPLFEDPPPPGPNRPWRDLPDSGVWPPEPPRTDPPQPPRPDDPWPAGPQPPENPWPPAPEVDHGSHEEPDLDPPKEEYR; translated from the exons ATGCTCAACTGGAAACTCCTGGGGATCTTGGTCCTTTGCCTGTTTGCTGGAG GCATCTCAGGCAGTGGAGACCAGCCTTCCCCCTCATCCAGAGAGATCTCAGAGGAGGAGGGCCCTCCACCATTGCCTCAGGGCCCCCCAATCCCTGGTGACCCCTGGCCAGGGGCACCCCCGCTCTTTGAGGATCCTCCACCTCCAGGCCCCAATCGTCCCTGGAGAGACCTGCCTGATTCTGGAGTCTGGCCTCCTGAACCCCCCAGAACTGATCCCCCTCAACCTCCTCGGCCTGACGACCCCTGGCCCGCAGGACCCCAGCCTCCAGAAAACCCCTGGCCACCTGCCCCTGAGGTGGACCACGGATCTCACGAGGAGCCAGACCTTGACCCACCCAAGGAGGAGTACAGATAA
- the CCHCR1 gene encoding coiled-coil alpha-helical rod protein 1 isoform X2: MFRPSGSTGLIPPSHFQVRPLPTLPRMAPTWASDTPLVQRPTHQDVLERRPDNQRPQVTMWEQEVSGKGQEPEWRGRCTELAGSQALSQQAELISRQLRELRRLEEEVRVLQETSLQQKLKLEAQAVELEALARAEKAGRAEAEGLRAALAGAEVVRKNLEEGSQRELEEVQRLHQEQLSSLTQAHQEALSSLTSKAGGLEKSLNNLETRRSGETKELAAAQREAELLRKQLSKTQEDLEAQVTLVENLRRYVGEQVPPEVRSQAWESERQELLETVQHLQEDRDSLHTTTELLQVRVQSLTHILCMQEEELARKVQPSDCLEPEFTKKCQSLLKRWREKVFALMVQLKAQELEHRECVERLKGQVAELQERVETQCQEQAILQRSLQDKAAEVEVERMGAKALQMELSRTQEARRRRKQQVAPAEEQLRLVANAVSSFQTWLQGTVAEVERAAARLPSLSSRVSYAVRKVHTIRGLMARKVALAQLRQESCPPPPPTTDMSLELEQLREERNRLDAELQLSAHIIQQEVGRAREQGEAERQKLSEVAQQLEQELQRTQESLASLGLQLEAARQGQQESTAEAASLRKELTQQQEIYGQALQEKVAEVEGRLREQLSESERRLNEARREHTKAVVSLRQIQRKATREKERNQELRRLQDEARKEEGQRLTQRLKELERDKNLMLATLQQEGLLSRYKQQRLLAVLPSPSDKGVPAEPSPKPSESSAPTPPAAALCTKESIKGSLSVLLDDLQGLSEAISKEEAICEGDSQTSSSVCL; encoded by the exons ATGTTTCGACCTTCAG GTTCCACTGGGCTGATTCCCCCATCCCACTTCCAAGTTCGGCCCCTTCCAACACTGCCAAGAATGGCTCCCACATGGGCCTCAGACACTCCCCTGGTCCAGCGCCCAACCCATCAAGATGTCTTAGAGAGGCGGCCAGACAACCAGAGACCTCAAGTGACCATGTGGGAACAGGAAGTTTCTGGCAAGGGGCAGGAACCAGAGTGGAGAGGCAG GTGCACGGAACTGGCAGGGTCACAGGCCCTGAGCCAGCAGGCTGAGCTGATCTCTCGGCAGCTGCGAGAGCTGCGGCGGCTGGAGGAAGAGGTCCGGGTGCTACAGGAGACCTCGCTGCAGCAGAAGCTGAAGCTGGAGGCTCAGGCCGTGGAGCTGGAGGCACTGGCACGGGCGGAGAAGGCTGGCCGCGCTGAGGCTGAGGGCCTGCGTGCCGCCCTGGCTGGGGCAGAGGTTGTCCGGAAGAACCTGGAAGAAGGGAGCCAGCGGGAGCTGGAGGAGGTTCAGAGGCTGCACCAAGAACAG CTCTCCTCCTTGACCCAGGCTCACCAGGAGGCCCTTTCCAGTTTGACCAGCAAAGCTGGGGGCCTGGAGAAGTCTCTGAATAATCTGGAAACCCGGAGGTCAGGGGAAACCAAGGAGCTGGCTGCGGCCCAGAGGGAGGCCGAGCTGCTGCGGAAGCAGCTGAG CAAGACCCAAGAGGACTTGGAGGCTCAGGTGACCTTAGTTGAGAACCTGAGGAGGTATGTGGGGGAGCAGGTCCCTCCAGAGGTCCGCAGCCAGGCATGGGAATCAGAGCGACAGGAGCTTCTAGAAACTGTCCAG CACCTGCAGGAGGACCGGGACAGCTTGCACACCACCACCGAGCTGCTGCAGGTGCGTGTGCAGAGCCTCACACACATCCTCTGCATgcaggaggaggagctggccCGGAAG GTTCAGCCTTCAGACTGCCTGGAGCCTGAGTTCACCAAGAAGTGCCAGTCCCTGTTGAAGCGCTGGCGGGAGAAGGTGTTTGCCCTCATGGTGCAGCTGAAGGCCCAGGAGCTGGAGCACAGAGAATGCGTGGAGCGACTGAAGGGACAG gtGGCAGAGCTCCAGGAAAGAGTGGAAACCCAGTGCCAGGAGCAGGCCATCCTGCAGCGCTCCCTGCAGGACAAAGCTGCCGAGGTGGAGGTGGAGCGGATGGGCGCCAAG GCCCTGCAGATGGAGCTGAGCCGCACTCAGGAGGCCCGGCGCCGGAGGAAGCAGCAGGTGGCCCCAGCGGAGGAGCAGCTGAGGCTTGTGGCCAATGCTGTCAGCAG CTTTCAGACCTGGCTCCAGGGCACCGTGGCCGAGGTGGAGCGCGCTGCAGCCCGGCTGCCCAGCCTCAGCAGCCGAGTCAGCTACGCCGTCCGCAAGGTCCACACCATTCGGG GCCTGATGGCTCGAAAAGTGGCCCTTGCTCAGCTGCGCCAGGAGAG CTGCCCGCCACCCCCACCAACCACAGACATGAGCCTCGAGTTGGAGCAGCTGCGGGAGGAGCGGAACCGTCTGGATGCAGAACTGCAGCTGAGTGCCCACATCATCCAGCAGGAGGTGGGCCGGGCCCGGGAGCAAG GGGAGGCGGAGCGGCAGAAGCTGAGTGAGGTGGCCCAGCAGCTGGAACAGGAGCTGCAGCGCACGCAGGAGTCCCTGGCCAGTCTGGGGCTACAGTTGGAGGCAGCTCGCCAGGGCCAGCAGGAGAGCACGGCAGAGGCTGCCAGCCTCCGGAAGGAGCTGACCCAGCAGCAGGAGATCTACGGGCAAG CACTGCAGGAGAAGGTGGCCGAAGTGGAAGGTCGGCTGCGGGAACAGCTCTCAGAATCAGAGAGGAGACTGAACGAGGCTCGTAGGGAACACACCAAGGCTG TGGTCTCCCTACGCCAGATCCAGCGCAAAGCCACCCGGGAAAAGGAGCGGAACCAGGAGCTCCGGCGCCTGCAGGATGAGGCCCGGAAGGAGGAGGGGCAGCGGCTGACCCAGCGCCTGAAGGAGCTGGAGAGGGACAAGAACCTCATGCTG GCCACCTTGCAGCAGGAGGGTCTCCTCTCCCGTTACAAGCAGCAGCGACTGTTGGCAGTTCTTCCTTCCCCGTCGGATAAGGGTGTACCTGCGGAGCCCAGCCCAAAGCCCTCAGAGTCGTCAGCACCCACACCCCCAGCAGCGGCCCTCTGCACCAAGGAGTCCATCAAAG GATCCCTTTCTGTCTTGCTCGACGATCTGCAGGGCCTGAGTGAGGCCATTTCCAAAGAGGAAGCCATTTGTGAAGGGGACAGCCAGACCTCCTCTTCAGTCTGCCTCTGA
- the CCHCR1 gene encoding coiled-coil alpha-helical rod protein 1 isoform X1: MWRCFDLQVSSTGLIPPSHFQVRPLPTLPRMAPTWASDTPLVQRPTHQDVLERRPDNQRPQVTMWEQEVSGKGQEPEWRGRCTELAGSQALSQQAELISRQLRELRRLEEEVRVLQETSLQQKLKLEAQAVELEALARAEKAGRAEAEGLRAALAGAEVVRKNLEEGSQRELEEVQRLHQEQLSSLTQAHQEALSSLTSKAGGLEKSLNNLETRRSGETKELAAAQREAELLRKQLSKTQEDLEAQVTLVENLRRYVGEQVPPEVRSQAWESERQELLETVQHLQEDRDSLHTTTELLQVRVQSLTHILCMQEEELARKVQPSDCLEPEFTKKCQSLLKRWREKVFALMVQLKAQELEHRECVERLKGQVAELQERVETQCQEQAILQRSLQDKAAEVEVERMGAKALQMELSRTQEARRRRKQQVAPAEEQLRLVANAVSSFQTWLQGTVAEVERAAARLPSLSSRVSYAVRKVHTIRGLMARKVALAQLRQESCPPPPPTTDMSLELEQLREERNRLDAELQLSAHIIQQEVGRAREQGEAERQKLSEVAQQLEQELQRTQESLASLGLQLEAARQGQQESTAEAASLRKELTQQQEIYGQALQEKVAEVEGRLREQLSESERRLNEARREHTKAVVSLRQIQRKATREKERNQELRRLQDEARKEEGQRLTQRLKELERDKNLMLATLQQEGLLSRYKQQRLLAVLPSPSDKGVPAEPSPKPSESSAPTPPAAALCTKESIKGSLSVLLDDLQGLSEAISKEEAICEGDSQTSSSVCL, from the exons ATGTGGAGATGTTTCGACCTTCAGGTCA GTTCCACTGGGCTGATTCCCCCATCCCACTTCCAAGTTCGGCCCCTTCCAACACTGCCAAGAATGGCTCCCACATGGGCCTCAGACACTCCCCTGGTCCAGCGCCCAACCCATCAAGATGTCTTAGAGAGGCGGCCAGACAACCAGAGACCTCAAGTGACCATGTGGGAACAGGAAGTTTCTGGCAAGGGGCAGGAACCAGAGTGGAGAGGCAG GTGCACGGAACTGGCAGGGTCACAGGCCCTGAGCCAGCAGGCTGAGCTGATCTCTCGGCAGCTGCGAGAGCTGCGGCGGCTGGAGGAAGAGGTCCGGGTGCTACAGGAGACCTCGCTGCAGCAGAAGCTGAAGCTGGAGGCTCAGGCCGTGGAGCTGGAGGCACTGGCACGGGCGGAGAAGGCTGGCCGCGCTGAGGCTGAGGGCCTGCGTGCCGCCCTGGCTGGGGCAGAGGTTGTCCGGAAGAACCTGGAAGAAGGGAGCCAGCGGGAGCTGGAGGAGGTTCAGAGGCTGCACCAAGAACAG CTCTCCTCCTTGACCCAGGCTCACCAGGAGGCCCTTTCCAGTTTGACCAGCAAAGCTGGGGGCCTGGAGAAGTCTCTGAATAATCTGGAAACCCGGAGGTCAGGGGAAACCAAGGAGCTGGCTGCGGCCCAGAGGGAGGCCGAGCTGCTGCGGAAGCAGCTGAG CAAGACCCAAGAGGACTTGGAGGCTCAGGTGACCTTAGTTGAGAACCTGAGGAGGTATGTGGGGGAGCAGGTCCCTCCAGAGGTCCGCAGCCAGGCATGGGAATCAGAGCGACAGGAGCTTCTAGAAACTGTCCAG CACCTGCAGGAGGACCGGGACAGCTTGCACACCACCACCGAGCTGCTGCAGGTGCGTGTGCAGAGCCTCACACACATCCTCTGCATgcaggaggaggagctggccCGGAAG GTTCAGCCTTCAGACTGCCTGGAGCCTGAGTTCACCAAGAAGTGCCAGTCCCTGTTGAAGCGCTGGCGGGAGAAGGTGTTTGCCCTCATGGTGCAGCTGAAGGCCCAGGAGCTGGAGCACAGAGAATGCGTGGAGCGACTGAAGGGACAG gtGGCAGAGCTCCAGGAAAGAGTGGAAACCCAGTGCCAGGAGCAGGCCATCCTGCAGCGCTCCCTGCAGGACAAAGCTGCCGAGGTGGAGGTGGAGCGGATGGGCGCCAAG GCCCTGCAGATGGAGCTGAGCCGCACTCAGGAGGCCCGGCGCCGGAGGAAGCAGCAGGTGGCCCCAGCGGAGGAGCAGCTGAGGCTTGTGGCCAATGCTGTCAGCAG CTTTCAGACCTGGCTCCAGGGCACCGTGGCCGAGGTGGAGCGCGCTGCAGCCCGGCTGCCCAGCCTCAGCAGCCGAGTCAGCTACGCCGTCCGCAAGGTCCACACCATTCGGG GCCTGATGGCTCGAAAAGTGGCCCTTGCTCAGCTGCGCCAGGAGAG CTGCCCGCCACCCCCACCAACCACAGACATGAGCCTCGAGTTGGAGCAGCTGCGGGAGGAGCGGAACCGTCTGGATGCAGAACTGCAGCTGAGTGCCCACATCATCCAGCAGGAGGTGGGCCGGGCCCGGGAGCAAG GGGAGGCGGAGCGGCAGAAGCTGAGTGAGGTGGCCCAGCAGCTGGAACAGGAGCTGCAGCGCACGCAGGAGTCCCTGGCCAGTCTGGGGCTACAGTTGGAGGCAGCTCGCCAGGGCCAGCAGGAGAGCACGGCAGAGGCTGCCAGCCTCCGGAAGGAGCTGACCCAGCAGCAGGAGATCTACGGGCAAG CACTGCAGGAGAAGGTGGCCGAAGTGGAAGGTCGGCTGCGGGAACAGCTCTCAGAATCAGAGAGGAGACTGAACGAGGCTCGTAGGGAACACACCAAGGCTG TGGTCTCCCTACGCCAGATCCAGCGCAAAGCCACCCGGGAAAAGGAGCGGAACCAGGAGCTCCGGCGCCTGCAGGATGAGGCCCGGAAGGAGGAGGGGCAGCGGCTGACCCAGCGCCTGAAGGAGCTGGAGAGGGACAAGAACCTCATGCTG GCCACCTTGCAGCAGGAGGGTCTCCTCTCCCGTTACAAGCAGCAGCGACTGTTGGCAGTTCTTCCTTCCCCGTCGGATAAGGGTGTACCTGCGGAGCCCAGCCCAAAGCCCTCAGAGTCGTCAGCACCCACACCCCCAGCAGCGGCCCTCTGCACCAAGGAGTCCATCAAAG GATCCCTTTCTGTCTTGCTCGACGATCTGCAGGGCCTGAGTGAGGCCATTTCCAAAGAGGAAGCCATTTGTGAAGGGGACAGCCAGACCTCCTCTTCAGTCTGCCTCTGA
- the CCHCR1 gene encoding coiled-coil alpha-helical rod protein 1 isoform X3 — protein MWPHSSGARPWASALIGKDPGVMAWWCLDGLPQGLGEPWRELWRLGSQPLHRIPQLSPSFRNCRDHRNLRRRGVIDGCTPTLETSNNVEMFRPSGSTGLIPPSHFQVRPLPTLPRMAPTWASDTPLVQRPTHQDVLERRPDNQRPQVTMWEQEVSGKGQEPEWRGRCTELAGSQALSQQAELISRQLRELRRLEEEVRVLQETSLQQKLKLEAQAVELEALARAEKAGRAEAEGLRAALAGAEVVRKNLEEGSQRELEEVQRLHQEQLSSLTQAHQEALSSLTSKAGGLEKSLNNLETRRSGETKELAAAQREAELLRKQLSKTQEDLEAQVTLVENLRRYVGEQVPPEVRSQAWESERQELLETVQHLQEDRDSLHTTTELLQVRVQSLTHILCMQEEELARKVQPSDCLEPEFTKKCQSLLKRWREKVFALMVQLKAQELEHRECVERLKGQVAELQERVETQCQEQAILQRSLQDKAAEVEVERMGAKALQMELSRTQEARRRRKQQVAPAEEQLRLVANAVSSFQTWLQGTVAEVERAAARLPSLSSRVSYAVRKVHTIRGLMARKVALAQLRQESCPPPPPTTDMSLELEQLREERNRLDAELQLSAHIIQQEVGRAREQGEAERQKLSEVAQQLEQELQRTQESLASLGLQLEAARQGQQESTAEAASLRKELTQQQEIYGQALQEKVAEVEGRLREQLSESERRLNEARREHTKAVVSLRQIQRKATREKERNQELRRLQDEARKEEGQRLTQRLKELERDKNLMLATLQQEGLLSRYKQQRLLAVLPSPSDKGVPAEPSPKPSESSAPTPPAAALCTKESIKGSLSVLLDDLQGLSEAISKEEAICEGDSQTSSSVCL, from the exons ATGTGGCCACATTCATCAGGGGCCAGGCCTTGGGCCAGCGCTTTGATAGGGAAGGACCCTGGAGTCATGGCTTGGTGGTGTCTGGATGGGCTTCCCCAAGGTCTTGGTGAGCCATGGAGAGAACTCTGGAGACTGGGCTCACAGCCCCTGCATCGCATACCTCAATTGTCACCTTCATTCAGGAACTGCAGAGACCATAGAAACTTAAGGAGGAGG GGGGTCATAGATGGCTGTACACCGACTCTAGAGACTTCAAATAATGTGGAGATGTTTCGACCTTCAG GTTCCACTGGGCTGATTCCCCCATCCCACTTCCAAGTTCGGCCCCTTCCAACACTGCCAAGAATGGCTCCCACATGGGCCTCAGACACTCCCCTGGTCCAGCGCCCAACCCATCAAGATGTCTTAGAGAGGCGGCCAGACAACCAGAGACCTCAAGTGACCATGTGGGAACAGGAAGTTTCTGGCAAGGGGCAGGAACCAGAGTGGAGAGGCAG GTGCACGGAACTGGCAGGGTCACAGGCCCTGAGCCAGCAGGCTGAGCTGATCTCTCGGCAGCTGCGAGAGCTGCGGCGGCTGGAGGAAGAGGTCCGGGTGCTACAGGAGACCTCGCTGCAGCAGAAGCTGAAGCTGGAGGCTCAGGCCGTGGAGCTGGAGGCACTGGCACGGGCGGAGAAGGCTGGCCGCGCTGAGGCTGAGGGCCTGCGTGCCGCCCTGGCTGGGGCAGAGGTTGTCCGGAAGAACCTGGAAGAAGGGAGCCAGCGGGAGCTGGAGGAGGTTCAGAGGCTGCACCAAGAACAG CTCTCCTCCTTGACCCAGGCTCACCAGGAGGCCCTTTCCAGTTTGACCAGCAAAGCTGGGGGCCTGGAGAAGTCTCTGAATAATCTGGAAACCCGGAGGTCAGGGGAAACCAAGGAGCTGGCTGCGGCCCAGAGGGAGGCCGAGCTGCTGCGGAAGCAGCTGAG CAAGACCCAAGAGGACTTGGAGGCTCAGGTGACCTTAGTTGAGAACCTGAGGAGGTATGTGGGGGAGCAGGTCCCTCCAGAGGTCCGCAGCCAGGCATGGGAATCAGAGCGACAGGAGCTTCTAGAAACTGTCCAG CACCTGCAGGAGGACCGGGACAGCTTGCACACCACCACCGAGCTGCTGCAGGTGCGTGTGCAGAGCCTCACACACATCCTCTGCATgcaggaggaggagctggccCGGAAG GTTCAGCCTTCAGACTGCCTGGAGCCTGAGTTCACCAAGAAGTGCCAGTCCCTGTTGAAGCGCTGGCGGGAGAAGGTGTTTGCCCTCATGGTGCAGCTGAAGGCCCAGGAGCTGGAGCACAGAGAATGCGTGGAGCGACTGAAGGGACAG gtGGCAGAGCTCCAGGAAAGAGTGGAAACCCAGTGCCAGGAGCAGGCCATCCTGCAGCGCTCCCTGCAGGACAAAGCTGCCGAGGTGGAGGTGGAGCGGATGGGCGCCAAG GCCCTGCAGATGGAGCTGAGCCGCACTCAGGAGGCCCGGCGCCGGAGGAAGCAGCAGGTGGCCCCAGCGGAGGAGCAGCTGAGGCTTGTGGCCAATGCTGTCAGCAG CTTTCAGACCTGGCTCCAGGGCACCGTGGCCGAGGTGGAGCGCGCTGCAGCCCGGCTGCCCAGCCTCAGCAGCCGAGTCAGCTACGCCGTCCGCAAGGTCCACACCATTCGGG GCCTGATGGCTCGAAAAGTGGCCCTTGCTCAGCTGCGCCAGGAGAG CTGCCCGCCACCCCCACCAACCACAGACATGAGCCTCGAGTTGGAGCAGCTGCGGGAGGAGCGGAACCGTCTGGATGCAGAACTGCAGCTGAGTGCCCACATCATCCAGCAGGAGGTGGGCCGGGCCCGGGAGCAAG GGGAGGCGGAGCGGCAGAAGCTGAGTGAGGTGGCCCAGCAGCTGGAACAGGAGCTGCAGCGCACGCAGGAGTCCCTGGCCAGTCTGGGGCTACAGTTGGAGGCAGCTCGCCAGGGCCAGCAGGAGAGCACGGCAGAGGCTGCCAGCCTCCGGAAGGAGCTGACCCAGCAGCAGGAGATCTACGGGCAAG CACTGCAGGAGAAGGTGGCCGAAGTGGAAGGTCGGCTGCGGGAACAGCTCTCAGAATCAGAGAGGAGACTGAACGAGGCTCGTAGGGAACACACCAAGGCTG TGGTCTCCCTACGCCAGATCCAGCGCAAAGCCACCCGGGAAAAGGAGCGGAACCAGGAGCTCCGGCGCCTGCAGGATGAGGCCCGGAAGGAGGAGGGGCAGCGGCTGACCCAGCGCCTGAAGGAGCTGGAGAGGGACAAGAACCTCATGCTG GCCACCTTGCAGCAGGAGGGTCTCCTCTCCCGTTACAAGCAGCAGCGACTGTTGGCAGTTCTTCCTTCCCCGTCGGATAAGGGTGTACCTGCGGAGCCCAGCCCAAAGCCCTCAGAGTCGTCAGCACCCACACCCCCAGCAGCGGCCCTCTGCACCAAGGAGTCCATCAAAG GATCCCTTTCTGTCTTGCTCGACGATCTGCAGGGCCTGAGTGAGGCCATTTCCAAAGAGGAAGCCATTTGTGAAGGGGACAGCCAGACCTCCTCTTCAGTCTGCCTCTGA
- the TCF19 gene encoding transcription factor 19, whose protein sequence is MLPCFQLLRIGVGKGVDLHTFHPPSGAGCTYRLGCRADLCDVTLRPQHEPGFISGVHAELHAERQGDDWRVSLENHSSQGTLVNNVRLPRGHRLELSDGDLLTFGPEGPPGTSPSEFYLFQQVRVKPQDFAAITTPRSRGEEGTGIGFRPMLPSQGAPQRPLSTLSPAPKATLILNSIGSLSKLHSQPLTFSRSGGGPQSLPVPTPTEEVGTAPSAPPPRNRRKSAHRVLEELDDEREAPKSPPVLPEPRKKLRVEKTPVTPSGNRRGRPRKHPLSSPRAPPAVGGGEPCAAPCCCLPQEETVAWVQCDGCDIWFHVACVGCSIQAAREADFRCPGCRAGIQT, encoded by the exons ATGCTGCCCTGCTTCCAGCTGCTGCGCATAGGGGTCGGCAAGGGTGTCGATCTCCACACCTTCCACCCCCCCAGTGGGGCTGGCTGCACCTACCGCTTGGGCTGCAGGGCCGATCTCTGTGATGTGACCCTGCGGCCACAGCACGAGCCAGGCTTCATCTCTGGGGTCCACGCAGAGCTGCATGCGGAGCGCCAGGGTGATGACTGGAGGGTCAGCCTGGAGAACCACAGCAGCCAAG GGACTTTGGTCAATAATGTCCGACTCCCAAGGGGTCACAGGCTGGAGTTGAGTGATGGTGATCTTCTGACCTTTGGCCCTGAAGGGCCCCCAGGAACCAGCCCTTCAGAGTTCTACTTGTTTCAGCAAGTCCGAGTCAAACCTCAAGATTTTGCTGCCATTACTACCCCACGGTCTAGGGGAGAAGAGGGAACCGGGATTGGTTTCCGGCCCATGCTGCCCTCCCAGGGGGCTCCACAGCGTCCCCTCAgcaccctctccccagcccccaaaGCAACCCTGATCCTCAACTCCATTGGCAGCCTCAGCAAGCTCCACTCCCAGCCCCTCACCTTCTCACGGAGTGGGGGTGGGCCACAGAGTCTGCCTGTTCCCACTCCCACCGAGGAAGTGGGGACTGCCccttctgccccacccccaagaaACCGGAGGAAGTCAGCTCACCGCGTGTTGGAAGAACTGGATGATGAGAGAGAGGCTCCCAAGAGCCCACCAGTCCTGCCGGAGCCTAGGAAGAAACTCCGTGTAGAAAAAACCCCAGTGACACCCAGTGG AAATCGACGCGGGCGTCCTCGGAAGCACCCACTGAGCAGCCCCAGGGCTCCCCCTGCAGTTGGGGGCGGGGAGCCCTGTGCAGCCCCTTGTTGCTGCCTACCCCAAGAAGAGACAGTGGCCTGGGTTCAGTGTGATGGCTGTGACATCTGGTTCCACGTGGCCTGTGTTGGTTGCAGCATTCAGGCTGCCAGGGAGGCCGACTTCCGGTGCCCAGGCTGTCGTGCAGGCATCCAGACCTAA
- the POU5F1 gene encoding POU domain, class 5, transcription factor 1 isoform X1, translating into MLGLLQLPPYSVASTSTGVIKSQSQDIKALQKDLEQFAKLLKQKRITLGYTQADVGLTLGVLFGKVFSQTTICRFEALQLSFKNMCKLRPLLQKWVEEADNNENLQEICKAETLVQARKRKRTSIENRVRGNLESMFLQCPKPTLQQISHIAQQLGLEKDVVRVWFCNRRQKGKRSSSDYSQREDFEATGSPFAGGPVSFPLAPGPHFGTPGYGGPHFTTLYSSVPFPEGETFPSVSVTALGSPMHSN; encoded by the exons ATGCTGGGACTGCTGCAGTTGCCTCCTTACTCTGTGGCCAGTACATCAACTGGAGTGATCAAGAGTCAG TCCCAGGACATCAAAGCTCTTCAGAAAGACCTTGAACAATTTGCCAAGCTCCTAAAGCAGAAGAGGATCACCCTAGGATATACCCAGGCCGATGTGGGGCTTACCCTGGGGGTTCTCTTTG GAAAGGTGTTCAGCCAAACGACTATCTGCCGTTTTGAGGCTTTGCAGCTCAGTTTCAAGAACATGTGTAAGCTGCGGCCCCTGCTGCAGAAGTGGGTGGAGGAAGCTGACAACAACGAGAATCTGCAGGAG ATATGCAAGGCAGAGACCCTTGTGCAGGCCCGAAAGAGAAAGCGGACGAGTATCGAGAACCGAGTGAGAGGCAACCTGGAGAGCATGTTCCTGCAGTGCCCGAAGCCCACCCTGCAGCAAATTAGTCACATCGCCCAGCAGCTCGGGCTGGAGAAGGAC GTGGTCCGAGTGTGGTTCTGCAACCGTCGCCAGAAGGGCAAACGATCAAGCAGTGACTACTCCCAACGCGAGGATTTTGAGGCTACTGGGTCTCCTTTCGCAGGGGGACCCGTATCCTTTCCTCTGGCGCCAGGGCCCCATTTTGGTACCCCAGGCTACGGGGGCCCTCACTTCACTACGCTGTACTCTTCGGTCCCATTCCCTGAGGGTGAGACCTTTCCCTCGGTGTCTGTCACCGCTCTGGGCTCTCCTATGCATTCAAACTGA
- the POU5F1 gene encoding POU domain, class 5, transcription factor 1 isoform X2, protein MAGHLASDFAFSPPPGGGGDGPGGPEPGWVDPRTWMSFQGPPGGSGIGPGVVPGAEVWGLPSCPPPYDLCGGMAYCAPQVGVGPVPPGGLETPQPEGEAGAGVESNSEGASPDPCAAPAGAAKLDKEKLEPNPEESQDIKALQKDLEQFAKLLKQKRITLGYTQADVGLTLGVLFGKVFSQTTICRFEALQLSFKNMCKLRPLLQKWVEEADNNENLQEICKAETLVQARKRKRTSIENRVRGNLESMFLQCPKPTLQQISHIAQQLGLEKDVVRVWFCNRRQKGKRSSSDYSQREDFEATGSPFAGGPVSFPLAPGPHFGTPGYGGPHFTTLYSSVPFPEGETFPSVSVTALGSPMHSN, encoded by the exons ATGGCGGGACACCTCGCTTCTGACTTCGCCTTCTCGCCCCCGCCGGGCGGTGGAGGCGATGGGCCGGGAGGGCCAGAGCCGGGCTGGGTTGATCCTCGGACCTGGATGAGCTTCCAAGGGCCTCCCGGTGGGTCGGGGATCGGGCCGGGGGTTGTGCCCGGCGCCGAGGtgtgggggcttccctcgtgCCCCCCGCCCTATGACTTGTGTGGAGGGATGGCCTACTGTGCGCCGCAGGTTGGAGTGGGGCCAGTGCCCCCAGGCGGCCTGGAGACCCCTCAGCCCGAGGGCGAGGCGGGAGCCGGGGTGGAGAGCAACTCCGAGGGGGCCTCCCCGGACCCCTGCGCCGCACCCGCAGGCGCCGCGAAGCTGGACAAGGAGAAGCTGGAGCCGAACCCTGAGGAG TCCCAGGACATCAAAGCTCTTCAGAAAGACCTTGAACAATTTGCCAAGCTCCTAAAGCAGAAGAGGATCACCCTAGGATATACCCAGGCCGATGTGGGGCTTACCCTGGGGGTTCTCTTTG GAAAGGTGTTCAGCCAAACGACTATCTGCCGTTTTGAGGCTTTGCAGCTCAGTTTCAAGAACATGTGTAAGCTGCGGCCCCTGCTGCAGAAGTGGGTGGAGGAAGCTGACAACAACGAGAATCTGCAGGAG ATATGCAAGGCAGAGACCCTTGTGCAGGCCCGAAAGAGAAAGCGGACGAGTATCGAGAACCGAGTGAGAGGCAACCTGGAGAGCATGTTCCTGCAGTGCCCGAAGCCCACCCTGCAGCAAATTAGTCACATCGCCCAGCAGCTCGGGCTGGAGAAGGAC GTGGTCCGAGTGTGGTTCTGCAACCGTCGCCAGAAGGGCAAACGATCAAGCAGTGACTACTCCCAACGCGAGGATTTTGAGGCTACTGGGTCTCCTTTCGCAGGGGGACCCGTATCCTTTCCTCTGGCGCCAGGGCCCCATTTTGGTACCCCAGGCTACGGGGGCCCTCACTTCACTACGCTGTACTCTTCGGTCCCATTCCCTGAGGGTGAGACCTTTCCCTCGGTGTCTGTCACCGCTCTGGGCTCTCCTATGCATTCAAACTGA